One stretch of Rosistilla oblonga DNA includes these proteins:
- a CDS encoding arginine N-succinyltransferase — MEVVRAATLDDWEPLYDLIQRSGFGLTSLRLTKDQLHERLEWSHFAFTRKSERPGGEPYVFVMEDRATGSLVGTSCIFAKTGGYEPFYAYEVVTEQRESEELDVRGSVRSLQLRRIHDGPTEIGSLFLLPAFRGQGRGSLLSLARFSMIAQRPSRFAKEVIAEMRGVSDADGSSPFWEALGRHFFHVDFPVADALSTVSKKFIDDLMPEHPIYWDLLPPAVREVIGEVHEQTRPAKAMLEREGFASRGLVDIFDAGPILHSDRDSIRSVASCRNPKVERGEVPADAKRQIVTTSASRFRAVNSQVHWIDDDHVVLPEATRRALQLSEAEKVWTLG; from the coding sequence ATGGAAGTTGTACGCGCTGCGACGTTAGACGACTGGGAACCGCTGTACGATCTGATCCAGCGATCGGGCTTCGGCCTGACCTCGCTGCGGCTGACCAAAGATCAGCTGCACGAACGTCTGGAGTGGTCGCATTTCGCCTTCACTCGCAAATCGGAGCGTCCCGGCGGCGAGCCGTATGTGTTTGTGATGGAGGACAGAGCGACGGGTTCGCTGGTCGGAACGTCTTGCATCTTTGCCAAGACCGGCGGGTACGAACCGTTTTACGCTTACGAAGTTGTCACGGAGCAGCGGGAATCGGAAGAGCTGGACGTGCGCGGCAGCGTGCGAAGTCTACAGCTTCGGCGGATCCACGATGGGCCTACCGAAATCGGCAGCCTGTTCCTGCTGCCCGCATTCCGCGGGCAGGGGCGAGGCAGTCTACTGTCGTTGGCTCGGTTCTCGATGATCGCTCAGCGACCCAGTCGATTTGCCAAAGAGGTGATCGCAGAGATGCGTGGCGTATCGGATGCCGATGGAAGCAGTCCGTTCTGGGAAGCGCTCGGCCGCCATTTTTTCCACGTCGACTTTCCCGTCGCCGATGCGCTTTCGACGGTTTCGAAAAAGTTCATCGACGACTTGATGCCAGAACATCCGATCTACTGGGACCTGTTGCCACCGGCGGTTCGCGAAGTGATCGGTGAGGTTCATGAACAGACGCGTCCGGCCAAAGCGATGCTGGAGCGGGAGGGTTTTGCGTCGCGCGGGCTGGTCGATATTTTTGATGCCGGCCCGATCTTGCATTCCGATCGCGATTCGATTCGCAGCGTCGCAAGTTGCCGCAATCCGAAGGTGGAGCGAGGCGAGGTTCCCGCCGATGCGAAGCGGCAGATCGTCACCACATCCGCCTCGCGGTTTCGCGCCGTCAATAGCCAGGTCCACTGGATCGATGACGATCATGTGGTCCTGCCCGAAGCGACGCGGCGGGCGCTGCAGTTGAGCGAAGCCGAAAAGGTCTGGACTCTCGGCTGA